DNA sequence from the Methanothermobacter sp. genome:
ACACATGCCGAGTCCCCTGAGTGGACACCTGCCTCCTCTATGTGCTCCATTATCCCCCCAATGTATACGTCGGTTCCATCGGAGAGTGCGTCCACGTCAACCTCTATTGCATCCTCGAGGAACTTATCCACCAGGATGGGATGTTCGGGGGATACCCTCACAGCCTCCTTCATGTACTCCTCAAGCTCCCTCTCATCGTAGACTATCTCCATTGCCCTTCCCCCGAGGACATATGATGGCCGTACAAGTACAGGGTACCCTATGCGTTCAGCCACCCCCCTTGCATCCTCAAAGGATTTGGCAATCCCATAGGGTGCCTGGGGTATCCCCAGCTTATCAAGGACGCGGGTGAACCTTTCACGGTCCTCAACCCTGTCTATGCTCTCATGTGGTGTCCCCAGTATCCTGACACCCTCCTCTGCCAGGGGTACGGCAAGGTTTATGGATGTCTGGCCACCGAACTGTACCACGACGCCCTCAGGTTTCTCCTTATCTATCACAGCAAGGACGTCCTCCAGTGTGAGGGGTTCAAAGTAGAGCTTATCAGATATGTCATAATCTGTACTCACGGTTTCAGGGTTGTTGTTAACCATTATGGTCTCGTAGCCCTCTTCACTTAGTGCCATTGCTGCATGTACACAGCAGTAATCGAATTCTATGCCCTGACCTATCCTTATTGGACCTGAACCTATGATGAGGACCTTCTTCCTGTCTGAAACCTCAGCCTCATCTTCAAGGTCATAGCAGCCATAGTAGTAGGGTGTTTTAGCCTCAAATTCAGCTGCACATGTGTCAACCATCTTGTAGACAGGTTTTATATTATTCTTGAGCCTCAGGGACCTTATTTCGGATTCTGTGAGCCCTGTTATTGATGCCAGCCTTGAATCTGAAAAGCCCATCCTCTTTGCTTTGAGGAGGACCCTGGGATCCCTCAGGGATTCTCTGTTGAGGGATGACTCAAAGTTCACTATGTTCCAGATCTTCTCCAGGAAAAAAGGGTCTATACTCGTAAGTTCATGTATCTCGTCTATACCCATACCTTCCTTAAGGGCTGTGTAGATCTGGAACAGCCTGAGGTCGGTGGGGTTCTCAAGGTCCTTCCTTGTGTAGGGTATCTCCATGAAGCCCTCAGCGCCTATATCAAGGGATCTTATGGCTTTGTTAAGGGACTCCTCAAGGGTTCTTCCTATGGCCATGACCTCCCCTGTGGATTTCATCTGAACCCCTATCTCCCGGCTTATCCCCCTGAACTTATCAAAGGGCCACCGTGGAATCTTTGTCACAATGTAATCAATGGATGGCTCAAAGGATGCCGGTGTCTCCTTTGTTATGTCATTCTCTATCTCATCGAGGGTCATGCCCACGGCGATCTTGGCGGCAATCTTGGCTATGGGGTAACCTGTGGCCTTTGATGCCAGTGCACTGCTCCTGCTCACCCTCGGGTTCACCTCTATGACCTTGTACTCCCCGGTCTCCGGGTGGACTGCGAACTGTATGTTGCAGCCCCCCTCAATCTTGAGGGCCCTTATGATCTTTATTGCCGCGTCCCTCAGTCTCTGGTTGTCCTCGTCACTGAGGGTCTGGGCCGGTGCAACCACCACGCTCTCCCCTGTGTGTATGCCCATGGGGTCGATGTTCTCCATGTTACAGACGATTATGCAGGTGTCGTTGCGGTCCCTCATGACCTCATACTCGAATTCCTTCCAGCCCATGACAGACTGGTCTATGAGGACCTGGTTGATGAAGCTCATCTCAAGGCCCCTGGTGGCTATCTCAATGAGCTCATCACGGTTGTGGGCCACCCCGCCACCGGTACCTCCCAGGGTGAATGCGGGCCTCACTATAACAGGATAACCTATCTCCTCAACAGCTTCAAGGGCCTCTTCAACTGAATTTACCGCTCTTGCTGAGGGTACTGGCTCGTTGAGTTTCTTCATGAAACTGTCAAAGAGGTCACGGTCCTCAACGTTTCTTATGGTCTCAATGGAGGACCCTATAACCCTCACTCCCTCGAGGGCCCCCATCTCTGCAAGGCCCGTTGCAACGTTGAGGCCTGTCTGTCCACCCATGGTTGGGAGTACCGCGTCGGGTTTCTCCTTCTCGATTATCTTTGCAACTATCTCAGGTGTGAGGGGCTCCACATAGACCCTGTCAGCCATTTCCATGTCAGTCTGGATGGTGGCAGGGTTTGAGTTCACGAGTACTGTCTCAATCCCCTCCTCCCTCAGTGATTTGCATGCCTGAGAACCTGAATAATCAAATTCAGCAGCCTGCCCTATCTGTATAGGGCCGGATCCTATGATAAGTACCTTGTTGATGCTTTCATCCCGCGGCATTTTATCCCCATCTTCCTCTTATCCTAGTATTCTTTCATAACACTTACAAGACGATCAAAGATGTTCATGGTATCATGTGGCCCTGGTCCTGCCTCAGGGTGGTACTGGACACTGAAAACCGGGAGTTCCCTGTGCTCTATTGCCTCGGGTGTCCCGTCGTTGAGGTTCAGCTGTGTGATCTCAATATCCGTCCCCCTGACTGAGTCCGGGTCGATGGTGAACCCGTGGTTCTGGGATGTTATTGAGACCGTACCTGTCCTGAGGTCCTTCACCGGCTGGTTTATACCCCTGTGCCCGAATTTCATCTTATATATGCTGGCCCCGAATGCAAGGCCGATTATCTGCTGTCCTAGACATATCCCGAATATGGGAAGCTGTTCTGATAGTGTTCTGACCGTGCTTATGGCCTTCTTCACCCTTGTGGGGTCACCAGGTCCGCTTGATATCAGGAGTGCGTCAGGGTCATATTCCATTATTTCCTCTGGATCCATCCTGTAGGGTACAACAGCAACACCAACATCCCTTTCAAGGAGGGCCTTTATGCTGTTTCTCTTGATTCCGCAGTCAACTATAACAACCCTCCTCTCTGCGTCCTCATTCATGGTGACCGGTTCGGTGACACATACCTGGTCCACAAGGTCAATCTCGGTTATGTCTGGCTGGTTCACTGCCAGTTCAAGGAGTTCATCATCATCAATCTCCTCTGTTGCAAGGGCACCCTTCATGGTACCCCTCTCCCTTATCTTTATGGTGAGGGCCCTTGTGTCAACACCCGCTATGCCAGGGATTTCATATTCCTCCAGAAACTCTGAGAGTGTCTTTTCTGATAGCTGGTGTGAGGGTTTCTGGCATTCCTCCCTCACTATCAGGCCCTCGGCCTTTATACCATCTGACTGGTACCATTTCTCAGATATTCCATAGTTACCCTGCAGGGGGTAGGTTGGCATGAGTATCTGGCCCTTGTATGAGGGGTCTGTGAGCGATTCAACATAACCCGTCATCCCGGTTGCAAATACAACTTCCCCCGTCTTCACTGTTTCAAATCCAAATGCCTCTCCTTTTATTATTGTACCGTCTTCCAAGGCTAATTTTGCTTCCCTAAACATTTCACCACCGTGATCATGACTTCTGACTGGTTAGAGTTAATTTAATATTCATGACCATAAGGAGAATCCCCTCCAGAGTGGAGATCCATCCTCATCACCACAGCGTCCTCTCCATCCTCATAGTAGTTGGCTATAACATTCTCCTCACTGAAGCCAAGGGCCCTGTAGAAATTTATGGCCCCACTATTCTTTGCCCTTACCTCCAGTTTAATATTTTTAATATGAAATTTTTCAAATATACCTATGGCTGTCCTCACAAGTTCCGCCCCGACACCCTGGCGGCGGTAATCTTTATCAACTGCAAGTGAGATAATATGACCTTCATCCTCAAATCGGATCCAGAATATTATGAATCCAACGACCCTGCCATCCTCCTGGGCCACGAGGAAACCCGCTCCAAGGTTGTATATATCCCTCAGGAGGTGTGCCGGGTAGGGATCAGCAAATGATTCCCTCTCAATCTTCAGAACCGTTTTAAGGTCCTGCGGTCTGAATTCCCTTACTATCATCTCTATCTCCGTGGTACAATGTGGAAAGATCTTGCACTTTACATAATCAGG
Encoded proteins:
- the carB gene encoding carbamoyl-phosphate synthase large subunit: MPRDESINKVLIIGSGPIQIGQAAEFDYSGSQACKSLREEGIETVLVNSNPATIQTDMEMADRVYVEPLTPEIVAKIIEKEKPDAVLPTMGGQTGLNVATGLAEMGALEGVRVIGSSIETIRNVEDRDLFDSFMKKLNEPVPSARAVNSVEEALEAVEEIGYPVIVRPAFTLGGTGGGVAHNRDELIEIATRGLEMSFINQVLIDQSVMGWKEFEYEVMRDRNDTCIIVCNMENIDPMGIHTGESVVVAPAQTLSDEDNQRLRDAAIKIIRALKIEGGCNIQFAVHPETGEYKVIEVNPRVSRSSALASKATGYPIAKIAAKIAVGMTLDEIENDITKETPASFEPSIDYIVTKIPRWPFDKFRGISREIGVQMKSTGEVMAIGRTLEESLNKAIRSLDIGAEGFMEIPYTRKDLENPTDLRLFQIYTALKEGMGIDEIHELTSIDPFFLEKIWNIVNFESSLNRESLRDPRVLLKAKRMGFSDSRLASITGLTESEIRSLRLKNNIKPVYKMVDTCAAEFEAKTPYYYGCYDLEDEAEVSDRKKVLIIGSGPIRIGQGIEFDYCCVHAAMALSEEGYETIMVNNNPETVSTDYDISDKLYFEPLTLEDVLAVIDKEKPEGVVVQFGGQTSINLAVPLAEEGVRILGTPHESIDRVEDRERFTRVLDKLGIPQAPYGIAKSFEDARGVAERIGYPVLVRPSYVLGGRAMEIVYDERELEEYMKEAVRVSPEHPILVDKFLEDAIEVDVDALSDGTDVYIGGIMEHIEEAGVHSGDSACVIPPQSIPQEIIETIKEYTRKLALELDVVGLINIQYAVKPDSDPAVYILEANPRASRTVPFVSKATGVPLAKIAARLMMGAKLSDLGLTEEKEIDHVAVKESVFPFIKLPGADSVLGPEMKSTGEAMGIDENFGIAYYKSQLSASMDLLTEGKVFISVRDQDKDKIADIVKKASDLGFRIMATRGTARAVSDIADIEVVRKVSQGSPNIRDSILNGEVGLIINTPSGKQSADDGYLIRRMAVELGIPYVTTLAGARAALNAIEAVRLGRITVKSLDEYHGM
- the carA gene encoding glutamine-hydrolyzing carbamoyl-phosphate synthase small subunit, which gives rise to MFREAKLALEDGTIIKGEAFGFETVKTGEVVFATGMTGYVESLTDPSYKGQILMPTYPLQGNYGISEKWYQSDGIKAEGLIVREECQKPSHQLSEKTLSEFLEEYEIPGIAGVDTRALTIKIRERGTMKGALATEEIDDDELLELAVNQPDITEIDLVDQVCVTEPVTMNEDAERRVVIVDCGIKRNSIKALLERDVGVAVVPYRMDPEEIMEYDPDALLISSGPGDPTRVKKAISTVRTLSEQLPIFGICLGQQIIGLAFGASIYKMKFGHRGINQPVKDLRTGTVSITSQNHGFTIDPDSVRGTDIEITQLNLNDGTPEAIEHRELPVFSVQYHPEAGPGPHDTMNIFDRLVSVMKEY
- the rimI gene encoding ribosomal protein S18-alanine N-acetyltransferase; translated protein: MIVREFRPQDLKTVLKIERESFADPYPAHLLRDIYNLGAGFLVAQEDGRVVGFIIFWIRFEDEGHIISLAVDKDYRRQGVGAELVRTAIGIFEKFHIKNIKLEVRAKNSGAINFYRALGFSEENVIANYYEDGEDAVVMRMDLHSGGDSPYGHEY